From Amycolatopsis sp. YIM 10, the proteins below share one genomic window:
- a CDS encoding amino acid adenylation domain-containing protein translates to MSFTLPGRRVHEIIAEQAASHPDAVALSYGDVHWTYARLDNRANRAAAALLHHGLGREDAVAVATERTPPWAAAILGVFKAGGAYLPVEPGLPADRITAMLTGAGVKLVVADGAGTDSVREAAERAGARVLDVGDITGDRWPCVDPGITVTAGQLAYVFFTSGSTGTPKGAQCEHAGMLNHMLSKIADLGMTGEDSLAQNAPQSFDVVLWQLLAALLLGGRTVLVPTEVVRDPERFVDVLVRQEVSVLQLVPSYIEILLGYLEARPRSLGPLRILSATGEALSKPLLARWFAAFPSIPVLNTYGLTELSDDVLHVVLRSLPEGDLVPIGHPILNTRVHLVDGNLNEVPPGEAGQLAFSGICVGRGYVNDPELNRKVLRPNPFGPGTLYLTGDFGRLSPSGEVEFIGRQDDQVKIRGMRLELGEIETHLRALPGVLNASAISTAGALTGFVVGRTRLDPGHLRRCLSRVLPDYMVPDRLHQLDALPLTPNGKIDKRALATLATTIRKPVVWTR, encoded by the coding sequence ATGTCGTTCACCCTGCCCGGCCGCCGCGTGCACGAGATCATCGCCGAGCAGGCCGCCTCGCACCCGGATGCCGTCGCGCTGTCGTACGGCGACGTGCACTGGACCTACGCGCGCCTCGACAATCGGGCCAACCGCGCGGCGGCGGCACTGCTGCACCACGGTCTCGGCCGGGAAGACGCCGTCGCCGTGGCGACCGAGCGCACCCCGCCGTGGGCCGCGGCGATCCTCGGGGTGTTCAAGGCGGGCGGTGCATACCTCCCGGTCGAGCCGGGCCTGCCTGCCGACCGGATCACGGCGATGCTGACCGGGGCCGGGGTGAAGCTGGTCGTGGCCGACGGCGCGGGCACCGACTCGGTGCGCGAAGCCGCCGAACGCGCGGGCGCGCGGGTGCTCGACGTCGGCGACATCACCGGTGACCGCTGGCCCTGCGTCGACCCTGGCATCACCGTCACCGCCGGGCAGCTCGCCTACGTCTTCTTCACCTCCGGCTCGACCGGAACGCCGAAGGGTGCGCAGTGCGAGCACGCCGGAATGCTCAACCACATGCTGTCCAAGATCGCCGACCTCGGCATGACCGGCGAGGACTCGCTCGCCCAGAACGCGCCGCAGTCCTTCGACGTGGTGCTGTGGCAACTGCTCGCCGCGCTGCTGCTCGGCGGGCGGACCGTGCTGGTGCCCACGGAGGTGGTTCGGGACCCCGAGCGGTTCGTCGATGTGCTGGTGCGGCAGGAAGTCTCGGTGCTGCAACTGGTGCCGTCCTACATCGAGATCCTGCTCGGCTACCTCGAAGCGCGGCCGCGTTCGCTCGGCCCGCTGCGGATCCTTTCGGCGACCGGTGAAGCGCTGAGCAAACCGTTGCTGGCGCGGTGGTTCGCCGCGTTCCCGTCGATCCCGGTGCTCAACACGTACGGGCTCACCGAACTGTCGGACGACGTGCTGCACGTGGTGCTGCGTTCGCTGCCCGAAGGCGATCTGGTCCCGATCGGCCATCCCATCCTGAACACGCGGGTCCACCTGGTCGACGGCAATCTCAATGAGGTGCCGCCGGGCGAAGCTGGCCAACTGGCGTTCTCCGGGATCTGCGTGGGCCGCGGGTACGTCAACGATCCGGAGTTGAACCGGAAGGTGTTGCGCCCCAACCCTTTCGGTCCCGGCACGCTCTACCTGACCGGTGACTTCGGGCGGCTTTCGCCCAGCGGTGAGGTCGAGTTCATCGGCCGCCAGGACGACCAGGTGAAGATCCGCGGAATGCGCCTCGAACTGGGCGAGATCGAGACGCACCTGCGCGCGCTGCCCGGTGTGCTCAACGCTTCCGCGATCAGCACCGCGGGCGCCCTCACCGGATTCGTCGTCGGCCGCACCCGGCTCGACCCCGGCCACCTGCGGCGGTGCCTGAGCCGGGTGTTACCGGACTACATGGTGCCCGACCGCCTGCACCAGCTGGACGCGCTACCGCTCACGCCGAACGGCAAGATCGACAAGCGGGCGCTGGCCACCCTCGCCACCACCATCCGCAAGCCGGTCGTCTGGACGCGCTGA
- a CDS encoding AIPR family protein — protein sequence MEKVIESLVKGFQQDQELTELPESEAFEAFAAYCVLSSYYDDPFNPDSYRIGGGNDLGIDAYAVLVDGDLYRDPAELRAAMDRRRPQVQVVIIQAKTSGKFETKVISDVADNLGHLCGSGQIPYVVSADVASLRACLDVVFENSARLAGRLPQLHVHYVTTGDQISDMVHRKARSAEKHLDRLNRFDTTSVRCVNWRELRTLYQQATSTVRVTLPVPKQFAVPPAPGVEQSFVGLLAAPELVHTILDDGSGNLRENLFERNVRAFQGYNRVNSGIRDTLRDPDKRQRFAVMNNGITIVTRKLDRVGDDFVLDDFQIVNGCQTCHVLFHERDQLTDQVFVSIHIVHSVDENAIQGIVAATNQQTPVSDEYLAAREDFHKELEDFFTLGRDKPHQLFYERRAKQYGERKDVEKTRVISRAQLSRAYLAMFLNEPSRVGHYQDLIKARGTELFVTGQPTILYYTAAATWYRLEWMIRNQRINRGYRPVQYHLMAMIRQKLVGSAKLPPNGKAAQKECDRILQVIWNAEAAEKLVVCDLLPVAQRAIDAERAAGVPLGEAVRNERFADLIRRELTDSVGR from the coding sequence GTGGAGAAGGTGATCGAGAGCCTGGTCAAGGGCTTCCAACAGGACCAGGAGTTGACCGAACTACCGGAGTCCGAGGCATTCGAGGCGTTCGCCGCCTATTGCGTGCTCAGTTCGTACTACGACGATCCCTTCAACCCGGACTCGTATCGCATCGGCGGCGGCAACGATCTTGGTATCGACGCGTACGCGGTCCTCGTCGACGGGGACCTGTATCGGGACCCGGCGGAACTGCGGGCGGCGATGGACCGCAGGCGGCCGCAGGTACAGGTGGTGATCATCCAGGCCAAGACCAGCGGCAAGTTCGAGACCAAAGTGATCTCGGATGTCGCGGACAATCTTGGTCACCTGTGCGGGTCCGGCCAGATCCCGTACGTGGTGTCCGCCGACGTGGCCAGCCTGCGCGCCTGCCTGGACGTCGTGTTCGAGAACTCGGCCCGGTTGGCGGGCCGACTGCCGCAACTGCACGTCCACTACGTGACCACCGGTGATCAGATCTCCGACATGGTCCACCGCAAGGCACGCTCGGCCGAGAAGCACCTGGACAGGCTCAACCGATTCGACACGACCAGCGTGCGCTGCGTCAACTGGCGCGAGTTGCGCACGCTATACCAGCAGGCGACCAGCACCGTGCGGGTCACCCTGCCGGTGCCGAAACAGTTCGCGGTGCCGCCGGCTCCCGGCGTTGAACAGTCTTTTGTGGGACTGCTCGCCGCACCAGAGCTGGTCCACACCATATTGGACGACGGCTCGGGAAACCTGCGTGAGAACCTGTTCGAGCGCAACGTACGCGCTTTCCAGGGCTACAACCGGGTCAACAGCGGCATTCGGGACACCCTGAGGGATCCGGACAAGCGGCAGAGGTTTGCCGTGATGAACAACGGCATCACGATCGTGACCCGGAAGCTGGATCGCGTCGGCGACGATTTTGTGCTGGACGATTTCCAGATCGTGAACGGCTGCCAGACCTGTCACGTGCTGTTCCACGAGCGTGATCAGCTCACCGACCAGGTTTTTGTCAGCATCCACATCGTTCACTCGGTGGACGAGAACGCTATCCAGGGCATCGTCGCCGCAACCAACCAGCAGACCCCGGTCAGTGACGAGTACCTCGCCGCAAGGGAGGACTTCCACAAGGAACTGGAGGATTTTTTCACCCTCGGCCGGGACAAGCCGCACCAATTGTTCTATGAACGTCGCGCGAAGCAGTACGGCGAACGCAAGGACGTGGAGAAAACCCGCGTCATCAGCCGCGCCCAACTCAGCCGTGCGTACCTGGCGATGTTCCTCAACGAACCGTCCCGCGTAGGCCACTATCAGGACCTGATCAAGGCGCGCGGTACCGAACTGTTCGTCACCGGCCAGCCGACGATCCTGTACTACACGGCCGCGGCGACCTGGTACCGGCTGGAGTGGATGATCCGGAACCAGCGCATCAATCGCGGCTATCGGCCCGTCCAATATCACTTGATGGCGATGATCAGGCAGAAGCTGGTTGGTTCAGCGAAATTGCCACCCAATGGCAAAGCCGCACAGAAGGAGTGCGACCGAATTCTGCAGGTAATCTGGAATGCTGAGGCCGCGGAAAAGCTGGTCGTCTGCGATTTGCTGCCGGTGGCCCAGCGGGCCATCGACGCCGAACGGGCCGCCGGGGTGCCGTTGGGCGAGGCGGTGCGCAACGAACGGTTCGCCGACCTGATCCGTCGGGAGCTGACTGACAGTGTCGGTCGTTAG